The Nitrosomonas cryotolerans ATCC 49181 genome includes a window with the following:
- a CDS encoding CBS domain-containing protein: MKTVKQLLREKGHGVASIGPDESIIDAMQLMAADNIGALLVLKNSKLIGIVTERDFSRKSYLLNKPMKDILVKDIMTQQVAYVSPDYTNEDCMALITEMRIRHLPVLDDEQLIGIISIGDLVKDTISQHEFIIHQLERYIYDTPE, translated from the coding sequence ATGAAAACTGTAAAACAATTGTTGCGGGAAAAAGGACACGGTGTTGCCAGTATCGGGCCGGATGAATCTATAATCGATGCCATGCAGCTGATGGCAGCTGATAATATTGGCGCGCTGCTCGTACTGAAAAACAGCAAGCTAATTGGTATTGTGACAGAAAGGGATTTTTCTCGTAAATCCTATTTGCTGAATAAACCGATGAAGGATATTCTGGTGAAGGATATTATGACACAGCAGGTAGCTTACGTTAGTCCAGATTATACGAATGAAGATTGCATGGCACTGATTACTGAAATGCGGATACGCCATCTGCCTGTATTAGACGATGAGCAGCTGATCGGAATCATTTCCATCGGTGATCTGGTTAAAGATACCATTTCACAGCATGAGTTTATCATCCATCAGCTTGAACGCTATATTTACGACACACCTGAATAA
- a CDS encoding tellurite resistance TerB family protein: MLSNFLQQARSKLSELKNDALKYKSKEFLNAALGGSALVILADGKIDPQEKVKMMAFIENHEALSIYDTSEVVKTWKDYIDTLEMDADIGGAKAMAALGKIKGKDDQARLVLRMVCAIGAADGDFDADERRVAAKIALELGLDPAEFDLK, encoded by the coding sequence ATGTTGTCAAATTTTTTACAACAAGCGCGTAGCAAACTGAGTGAATTAAAGAATGATGCCCTCAAGTACAAATCGAAAGAGTTTTTAAATGCGGCATTAGGTGGCAGTGCGCTGGTTATTCTGGCTGATGGGAAAATTGATCCACAAGAAAAAGTAAAGATGATGGCATTTATTGAAAATCATGAAGCATTATCTATTTATGATACTTCTGAAGTGGTCAAAACATGGAAAGATTATATCGATACGCTGGAAATGGATGCCGATATCGGGGGTGCTAAGGCAATGGCCGCGCTGGGTAAAATTAAAGGAAAAGATGATCAGGCCCGTTTAGTGCTACGTATGGTCTGTGCAATTGGCGCTGCGGATGGTGATTTTGATGCTGATGAGCGCAGAGTCGCGGCGAAAATTGCTTTAGAGCTTGGTTTGGATCCAGCCGAATTTGATTTGAAATGA
- the tnpA gene encoding IS200/IS605 family transposase, translating into MQVNNDVRTGRNCVFNLHVHLVFVTKYRRDVFSGRVLIDLEEIFKNVCLDFEAELVEFNGEHDHIHLLVNYPPKIAISNLVNSLKGVSSRLIRKKNYPEIKNKLWGNMLWSPSYFAGSCGGAPLSIIKQYIEQQQRPH; encoded by the coding sequence ATGCAAGTTAATAACGATGTAAGAACAGGAAGAAATTGTGTTTTTAATCTTCATGTTCATTTGGTCTTTGTAACAAAATACCGTAGAGATGTTTTCTCCGGAAGGGTATTAATTGATTTGGAAGAAATATTTAAAAACGTGTGTTTGGATTTTGAAGCAGAATTGGTGGAATTTAACGGTGAGCATGATCATATTCACCTTTTAGTTAACTATCCACCAAAAATTGCTATTTCTAACTTGGTAAATAGTTTGAAAGGCGTTTCAAGCCGACTTATTCGCAAAAAGAATTATCCCGAAATTAAAAATAAGCTTTGGGGTAATATGCTTTGGAGTCCAAGCTATTTTGCGGGTAGTTGTGGTGGAGCACCACTCTCGATTATTAAGCAATATATTGAACAACAGCAAAGACCGCATTAA
- a CDS encoding HAD family hydrolase, giving the protein MKLALFDFDETLIRENSLSYLFKETSNLRFLFPAALSLALDFDTYRHGIKRAIKRRLYKRCLAGVTESDIYQAGKNVAHKLHPLTEVADKLHQLAAQNHTVWVVTATPTLFVQGVVEQWGWPVAKVIGTELHLRDQVYTGEFSEECLAQEKVRRIQAMLSRDNLKSTIEVAYGNLPVDQPMMSLANKSYAVVGRKIITFH; this is encoded by the coding sequence ATGAAGCTTGCACTGTTTGATTTTGATGAAACACTGATCCGGGAAAATTCCTTGAGTTATTTATTTAAAGAGACGTCTAACTTACGTTTTTTATTCCCGGCAGCGTTGTCACTGGCTTTAGATTTTGACACCTATCGTCATGGAATCAAACGAGCGATCAAACGGCGTTTGTATAAACGCTGTCTTGCTGGTGTGACGGAGAGCGATATCTATCAGGCGGGTAAAAATGTGGCCCATAAGCTACATCCATTAACTGAGGTTGCAGATAAACTGCATCAACTTGCCGCACAAAATCACACGGTCTGGGTCGTGACTGCGACACCCACCCTGTTTGTTCAAGGAGTGGTTGAGCAATGGGGCTGGCCTGTGGCTAAAGTAATCGGCACTGAATTGCATCTGCGTGATCAGGTCTATACCGGTGAATTTTCTGAAGAATGTCTGGCGCAAGAAAAGGTCAGGCGTATTCAAGCAATGCTGAGTCGCGACAATCTGAAATCGACCATAGAAGTTGCTTACGGCAATTTGCCTGTCGATCAGCCGATGATGTCACTGGCGAATAAAAGCTATGCAGTTGTTGGTAGAAAAATTATTACATTTCATTAA
- a CDS encoding TerD family protein, whose product MAVNLSKGGRINLEKEAPGLQSVLLGLGWDVKKTDGIDFDLDASVLMLDANDKAIGEGGFIFYNSPTSTCGSVIHQGDNRSGAGDGDDETITVEFSKIPENVMKMMIAVTIHDADSRNQNFGQVDNAFIRVANHKSNEDIARYDLTEDYSTETSLIFGELYRKDGEWRFAAKGDGFAGGLSAYLAIFGIES is encoded by the coding sequence ATGGCTGTAAACCTCAGTAAAGGCGGGCGCATTAATCTTGAAAAAGAAGCTCCTGGTTTGCAAAGCGTGTTGCTGGGTCTGGGATGGGACGTAAAAAAAACTGATGGCATTGATTTTGATTTGGATGCTTCTGTCTTGATGCTGGACGCAAACGACAAGGCGATCGGTGAAGGTGGCTTCATTTTTTACAATAGCCCGACCAGCACATGCGGTTCTGTTATTCACCAGGGTGATAATCGTTCGGGTGCGGGCGATGGCGATGATGAAACGATTACTGTTGAATTCTCAAAGATACCTGAGAATGTGATGAAAATGATGATCGCTGTTACTATTCATGATGCTGATTCGCGTAATCAGAATTTCGGTCAGGTAGACAATGCATTTATTCGTGTTGCTAATCATAAGAGTAACGAAGATATTGCACGTTATGACCTGACCGAAGACTATTCCACTGAGACGTCACTCATTTTTGGCGAATTATATCGTAAAGATGGGGAATGGCGCTTCGCGGCGAAGGGTGATGGGTTTGCAGGTGGGTTAAGCGCCTATCTTGCAATATTTGGTATTGAATCATAA
- a CDS encoding TerD family protein, which yields MGVSLQKGGNVSLEKAAPGMTKIRVGLGWDERATDGSEFDLDASIFLLNEAGKVRSDSDFIFYNNLASQCGSVVHQGDNRTGEGDGDDESVKIDLTKVPADVSKISATVTIHDAQARNQNFGQVTNAFIRIINDESNEEVARYDLSEDYSIETAMIFGELYRHNGEWKFKAVGQGFEGGLSALAAGFGINMG from the coding sequence ATGGGCGTATCTTTACAGAAAGGCGGTAATGTTAGTTTAGAAAAAGCAGCACCCGGTATGACAAAAATCCGCGTGGGTTTGGGTTGGGATGAACGGGCAACGGATGGTTCCGAATTTGATCTGGATGCCAGTATTTTTCTGCTGAATGAGGCGGGAAAAGTCCGCAGCGACAGCGACTTCATTTTTTATAACAACCTTGCATCGCAATGTGGTTCTGTTGTTCATCAAGGTGATAATAGAACCGGTGAAGGTGATGGTGACGATGAGTCGGTAAAAATTGATCTGACAAAAGTACCTGCTGATGTCAGCAAGATCTCGGCAACGGTTACGATTCATGATGCACAGGCACGGAATCAGAATTTTGGTCAGGTCACGAATGCATTTATTCGTATCATCAATGACGAATCAAATGAAGAAGTCGCTCGTTACGACCTGTCTGAGGATTATTCTATTGAAACCGCGATGATCTTTGGTGAACTTTATCGTCATAACGGTGAATGGAAATTCAAGGCAGTGGGGCAGGGTTTTGAAGGCGGCCTGAGTGCACTGGCGGCTGGTTTTGGTATTAATATGGGTTGA
- a CDS encoding NADH:ubiquinone reductase (Na(+)-transporting) subunit B, producing the protein MLGIQRFLERIRPTFTKGGRLEKYHALYEMIDTFLYTSPIPTRSAPHVRDGVDLKRLMSYVVIALVPCILWSWFNTGYQANLALFELGTTPTDWRATLLYTLDIGFSPDSILANMAYGFLYFLPIYFITLIAGGFWEVLFAIIRKHEVNEGFLVTSLLYALTLPPDMPLWMVALGISFGIVVGKEIFGGTGKNFLNPALVGRAFLYFAYPADISGDQVWVAIDGYSAATPLSLGVIGGMEAISANGYNWWNAFIGLMPGSLGETSTLACLIGAAFLIYTKVASWRIIVGVFLGMIGTTLLFNIVGSDTNLMAAMPWHWHFVLGGFAFGMVFMATDPVSAAMTTAGRWIFGILIGCMTILIRVSNPAFPEGIMLAILFANIFAPLIDYAVMQINIRRRLKRHGQI; encoded by the coding sequence ATGCTCGGAATACAGCGTTTCCTTGAACGCATACGCCCCACATTCACCAAAGGCGGCCGGCTCGAGAAATACCATGCCTTATACGAGATGATTGATACCTTCTTGTATACCTCGCCCATTCCCACCCGAAGCGCGCCTCATGTCCGGGATGGAGTCGATCTGAAACGCTTGATGAGCTACGTTGTCATCGCGCTCGTTCCCTGTATCTTATGGAGCTGGTTTAATACCGGCTATCAGGCTAATCTGGCGCTTTTCGAGCTTGGAACAACACCAACAGACTGGCGCGCAACCTTACTCTATACACTCGATATTGGTTTTAGCCCTGATAGCATTCTGGCCAATATGGCATATGGATTCCTTTATTTTCTACCGATCTATTTCATTACCCTGATAGCGGGTGGTTTCTGGGAAGTCCTATTTGCCATCATACGTAAACACGAGGTCAATGAAGGTTTTTTAGTGACCTCCCTGTTATATGCCTTGACCCTGCCTCCAGATATGCCACTATGGATGGTCGCCCTGGGTATTAGTTTCGGTATCGTGGTTGGCAAAGAGATTTTTGGTGGCACGGGCAAGAATTTCCTGAATCCTGCCTTGGTTGGACGCGCTTTTCTTTATTTTGCTTATCCGGCTGACATTTCTGGTGACCAGGTATGGGTTGCCATAGATGGCTATTCTGCAGCAACGCCGCTAAGCCTGGGCGTTATTGGCGGCATGGAAGCCATCAGCGCCAATGGTTATAACTGGTGGAATGCCTTTATCGGTCTGATGCCCGGTTCTTTGGGTGAAACCTCTACGCTCGCTTGTTTAATAGGCGCCGCCTTTCTCATCTACACCAAGGTCGCTTCGTGGCGCATCATAGTGGGTGTTTTTCTGGGAATGATCGGCACTACCCTCCTATTCAATATAGTTGGCAGTGACACTAACCTGATGGCAGCCATGCCCTGGCACTGGCACTTTGTTCTCGGTGGATTTGCTTTTGGCATGGTCTTTATGGCAACTGATCCAGTCTCAGCTGCCATGACGACTGCAGGACGCTGGATATTCGGCATTCTGATCGGATGCATGACGATACTGATTCGTGTGAGTAACCCGGCTTTTCCTGAAGGCATTATGCTCGCCATTCTATTTGCCAATATTTTTGCACCACTCATTGATTATGCTGTAATGCAAATCAATATCCGACGCAGACTGAAACGCCATGGCCAAATCTAA
- a CDS encoding DUF475 domain-containing protein encodes MYHFRYSIMVTILCLGLASWWGYSQGGVSGIWPALSIAIILGIMEVSLSFDNAVVNASVLKEMDAKWRQLFLTVGILIAVFGMRLVFPIVIVAVATGQGMIEVSRMAINQPDVYSDHLYSSHTAIAAFGGTFLFMVFLSFLFDEGKELHWLGVIEEKLGQLGKIESIEIIIALLVLWGLQHYLPLTPDDKMTLLLSGLGGLILYVLVDSLSSFFETKEEGEAIAETVKRNGLMGFIYLEILDASFSFDGVIGAFAITRDVVIIMLGLAIGAMFIRSMTVYLVNEGTLDEYVYLEHGAHYAIGILALIMFYSIHAPVPELFTGLVGVGFIVAAVISSLIYKKKHLQ; translated from the coding sequence ATGTATCATTTTCGCTATTCAATCATGGTCACCATTCTTTGCCTGGGGCTTGCTTCATGGTGGGGCTATAGCCAGGGGGGGGTCAGTGGGATCTGGCCAGCCCTGAGTATTGCTATTATCTTAGGTATCATGGAGGTGAGTTTATCTTTCGATAACGCAGTGGTGAATGCATCTGTTCTAAAAGAAATGGATGCTAAATGGCGACAACTTTTCCTAACGGTGGGAATTTTGATTGCTGTTTTTGGAATGCGTCTTGTTTTTCCCATTGTCATTGTGGCTGTGGCAACGGGTCAGGGTATGATTGAAGTTTCCCGAATGGCGATCAATCAGCCGGATGTTTACTCTGATCACTTGTATTCCAGTCATACTGCTATTGCTGCTTTTGGCGGCACCTTCTTATTCATGGTGTTTCTGAGTTTTTTGTTTGATGAAGGTAAAGAATTGCACTGGTTAGGTGTTATCGAAGAAAAGCTGGGTCAGCTGGGGAAAATAGAATCAATCGAAATCATTATTGCGCTTCTGGTTCTTTGGGGCTTGCAGCATTATCTGCCATTAACACCGGATGATAAGATGACCTTGCTGCTCTCAGGCCTGGGGGGGCTGATCCTTTATGTACTTGTTGACAGCCTTAGCAGCTTTTTTGAAACGAAGGAAGAAGGCGAAGCAATTGCAGAAACGGTAAAACGCAATGGTTTGATGGGATTTATTTATCTGGAAATCCTGGATGCTTCCTTCTCTTTCGATGGTGTAATTGGCGCATTTGCAATCACTAGAGATGTGGTCATCATTATGCTTGGCTTGGCTATTGGTGCGATGTTTATCCGCTCTATGACGGTCTATTTGGTTAACGAGGGAACGCTGGATGAATATGTTTATCTGGAGCACGGTGCGCACTACGCCATCGGCATATTGGCGCTCATCATGTTCTACTCCATTCATGCGCCAGTGCCTGAACTCTTCACCGGCCTTGTCGGTGTTGGCTTTATCGTTGCTGCCGTTATTTCTTCGCTCATCTACAAGAAGAAACATCTGCAATGA
- a CDS encoding Na(+)-translocating NADH-quinone reductase subunit C: MAKSNSSSPNNSNSKTLLVALSVCLVCSLIVAGTTVLLKPIQTANQSAERKRIIVEIAELITPGISIDQAYQKLNIDMVELSSGKTIDINDAENFDIVKATKDIDLSTPIEREADLAQIRRKPKYLPVYQVNDASGGIKTLILPVYGYGLWSTLYGFLALEGDLRTVQGLKFYQHAETPGLGGEIDNPQWLALWKGKIILDENWQPYAKLIQGRTRTTATEAQYKANGLAGTTSAIRGETETDTAAARHKVDGLAGATLTTRGVENLLNFWLGKEGFGPYLNRLRKERS, from the coding sequence ATGGCCAAATCTAATTCATCATCACCTAACAATAGCAATAGTAAAACATTACTCGTTGCATTGAGTGTCTGCCTGGTTTGCTCACTAATCGTTGCTGGTACTACCGTGCTTCTCAAACCCATTCAGACAGCCAATCAGAGCGCCGAGCGTAAACGAATCATCGTGGAAATTGCGGAATTGATAACACCTGGAATCAGTATTGACCAGGCCTACCAAAAACTAAATATTGATATGGTGGAACTGAGTAGCGGTAAGACAATCGATATCAATGATGCGGAAAACTTTGATATTGTAAAAGCTACAAAAGATATCGATTTATCCACCCCGATTGAACGGGAAGCGGATCTTGCCCAGATCAGAAGAAAACCTAAATATTTACCTGTTTATCAGGTCAATGATGCATCCGGGGGAATAAAAACGTTGATTTTGCCTGTTTATGGTTATGGATTATGGTCCACGTTATATGGTTTTTTAGCCCTTGAAGGTGACCTGCGCACCGTGCAAGGATTAAAATTTTATCAGCACGCCGAAACGCCCGGACTCGGTGGAGAAATCGATAATCCGCAATGGCTTGCTTTATGGAAGGGAAAAATTATTCTTGATGAGAACTGGCAGCCGTATGCCAAGCTCATTCAAGGCAGAACCAGGACGACTGCCACCGAGGCACAATACAAGGCTAATGGCTTGGCCGGCACAACATCAGCGATACGTGGCGAGACCGAAACGGATACTGCCGCCGCACGACATAAGGTGGATGGTTTGGCCGGCGCAACATTAACTACGCGTGGCGTAGAAAACCTGCTGAATTTCTGGCTGGGCAAAGAGGGTTTCGGTCCCTATCTGAATCGTTTACGCAAAGAAAGGAGTTAA
- a CDS encoding RNA-guided endonuclease InsQ/TnpB family protein, with protein MKQIIRKAFKSRLNPNSDQVQKMVEFAGANRFVWNKALAMNLFRLEQKQPLLWYNELSFWLKLWKSSEDYGFLKTVHSQPLQQALKNLEKAFKDGFDKKQPLKRIPKFKKKGLSDSFRYPQGFKLEQESSKVFLPKIGWVKYRNSRQVIGDVKNMTISRKGSYWYVSIQTEYETELKRHSSTSMIGVDMGVTRFATLSDGSYVEPLNSFRKLSKKLAFEQRKLSKRVRFSANWKKQKQIITRLHERIANARLDFLHKTSTEISKNHAMVVVENLKIGNMSKSAKGSVEKHGKNVKAKSGLNKSILDQGWGMFVSFLEYKQACSGGDVLKVNPQYTSQTCPRCQHVSRDNRKSQSAFECTECGFKANADLVGALNVLERGHRLLACGVETLVSSKKQEPVGSSNTNLLLTA; from the coding sequence ATGAAGCAGATTATACGCAAAGCCTTTAAATCTCGACTCAATCCAAATTCTGACCAAGTACAGAAGATGGTTGAGTTTGCAGGTGCTAATCGGTTTGTTTGGAATAAAGCCTTAGCAATGAATCTGTTCAGATTAGAGCAGAAACAGCCATTGCTTTGGTACAACGAGTTGTCATTTTGGCTAAAGCTATGGAAATCCTCAGAAGATTATGGATTTCTAAAAACCGTTCATTCTCAACCGTTGCAACAAGCCTTAAAAAACTTAGAAAAAGCGTTCAAAGACGGTTTTGATAAAAAACAGCCTTTAAAACGGATTCCAAAATTCAAGAAAAAAGGTTTGAGTGACAGCTTTCGTTATCCACAAGGATTTAAGCTGGAGCAAGAGTCTAGCAAAGTGTTCTTGCCTAAAATCGGTTGGGTGAAATATCGTAATTCACGCCAAGTCATTGGTGACGTTAAAAATATGACGATTTCCCGTAAAGGCAGTTATTGGTACGTGTCGATTCAGACTGAGTACGAGACCGAGCTAAAGCGTCATAGCTCAACCAGTATGATTGGTGTTGATATGGGCGTTACCCGCTTTGCAACCTTGTCAGACGGCTCATACGTAGAACCTTTAAACAGTTTCAGAAAGTTATCAAAGAAACTGGCTTTTGAACAGCGTAAGCTGTCTAAAAGAGTCCGTTTCTCTGCTAACTGGAAAAAGCAGAAACAAATCATTACCCGACTGCATGAGCGTATTGCCAATGCTCGTTTAGACTTCTTACACAAAACCTCAACCGAAATCAGCAAAAATCACGCAATGGTCGTAGTTGAGAATTTAAAGATAGGAAACATGTCTAAGAGTGCCAAGGGCAGTGTTGAAAAGCATGGTAAAAACGTCAAAGCGAAATCGGGTCTAAACAAATCCATTCTTGACCAAGGATGGGGAATGTTCGTTTCGTTCTTGGAGTATAAACAGGCTTGTTCAGGCGGGGATGTATTGAAGGTAAACCCTCAATACACCTCTCAAACCTGCCCTAGATGTCAACATGTTAGTCGTGACAATCGCAAAAGCCAAAGTGCTTTTGAATGTACAGAATGTGGATTTAAAGCCAATGCCGACTTGGTAGGTGCCTTGAATGTACTTGAGCGAGGACATCGCTTGTTAGCCTGTGGAGTTGAAACGTTAGTTTCGTCTAAGAAGCAGGAACCAGTAGGCAGTAGCAATACAAACCTACTCTTAACGGCTTAA
- a CDS encoding Na(+)-translocating NADH-quinone reductase subunit A: protein MLIKIQKGLDLPISGKPKQQVERAPAIRHVAMVGADYIDLKPTMLVAEGDVVKLGQTLCKSKKLPDICFTAPGAGEIIAIHRGAQRTLQSIVIRLDETEAEEVFAAYSPDQLSDLTADQIIENLLLSGLWTALRTRPYSKTPDPDTRPSAIFVTAIDSNPLAADPAPIITAEAESFGHGLRVLAQLTTDSLWVCKSSEAEFPLPDNLNRLQLAHFEGPHPAGLVGTHIHFIAPVNAHKTVWHLNYQDVIAIGKLFVSGRLWTQRIIALGGPQIKRPRLLQTRLGASLDELLSGEHLQSAENRIISGSVWSGRRAADWSAYLGRYHLQISVLKEEIERKFMGWLAPGRRKYSQLNVMLSSFFRNRGETYAFTTSQNGDPRAMIPTGSFEAVMPLDILPTQLLRYLVVGDTDMAQKLGCLELDEEDLALCSFTCVGKHDYGTILRENLRQIEKEG, encoded by the coding sequence ATGCTTATCAAGATTCAAAAAGGCTTGGATCTGCCCATTAGCGGCAAGCCAAAACAGCAAGTGGAGCGTGCCCCGGCCATACGCCACGTTGCCATGGTAGGCGCAGATTATATTGATCTAAAACCTACCATGTTGGTCGCTGAAGGAGACGTGGTTAAACTTGGGCAAACATTATGCAAGAGCAAAAAACTGCCCGATATTTGTTTTACGGCGCCAGGTGCGGGGGAAATCATTGCGATTCATCGTGGCGCCCAGCGCACACTTCAATCCATTGTTATTCGCCTGGATGAAACTGAAGCGGAAGAAGTATTCGCTGCATATTCGCCCGATCAGCTTTCTGATCTGACAGCAGATCAAATTATAGAAAATCTCTTGCTATCCGGTTTATGGACAGCATTGCGCACCCGTCCTTACAGTAAAACTCCCGATCCAGATACCCGCCCATCCGCCATTTTCGTCACAGCCATCGATAGCAATCCACTGGCTGCCGACCCTGCTCCGATCATTACGGCAGAAGCGGAATCCTTTGGGCATGGTTTGCGTGTGCTGGCACAACTCACCACCGATTCATTATGGGTATGCAAGTCATCGGAAGCTGAATTCCCTTTGCCTGACAATTTAAATCGATTGCAATTAGCCCATTTTGAGGGACCTCATCCAGCCGGGTTGGTCGGGACACATATCCACTTCATAGCGCCTGTCAACGCGCATAAAACTGTCTGGCATCTGAACTATCAGGATGTCATTGCAATCGGCAAATTGTTTGTGAGCGGCCGGCTCTGGACACAACGCATCATTGCACTGGGAGGCCCACAAATCAAACGCCCCAGATTACTGCAAACACGCCTGGGCGCCTCCCTTGACGAATTACTTTCTGGCGAACACCTGCAATCCGCAGAAAACCGAATCATCTCAGGATCAGTTTGGTCCGGTCGTCGTGCAGCTGACTGGTCAGCTTATTTAGGACGCTACCATCTACAGATATCCGTACTTAAGGAAGAAATTGAACGAAAATTCATGGGTTGGCTCGCACCCGGCCGCAGAAAATATTCCCAACTAAATGTCATGTTATCGAGCTTCTTTCGCAATCGAGGCGAAACCTATGCATTCACTACCAGTCAAAACGGGGACCCTCGAGCCATGATACCTACGGGTAGTTTTGAAGCAGTTATGCCTCTTGATATTCTACCTACACAACTTTTACGCTATCTGGTTGTTGGTGATACTGATATGGCCCAAAAACTGGGTTGTCTTGAACTGGATGAAGAAGACCTCGCGTTATGCTCTTTTACATGTGTAGGCAAACATGATTACGGCACTATATTACGAGAGAACTTAAGACAAATAGAAAAGGAAGGCTAA
- a CDS encoding phosphoribosyltransferase domain-containing protein, whose amino-acid sequence MIKHIQAGSLAIDCSFGAARLDELIDFASRENQKRGFLFVSKVLGKHIPVKPSVMRGIYNELAEQCAINRNTLVIGMAETATGLGAGVADSLARNNPDLNVFYQHTTRHHLACPVWFTLNERHSHAVDHIVYRPNDAIYADIQACDRLVLVDDEMTTGSTLLQLAEGVLARVPAIKELIIVTLVSWLKKDRVAAFEALAIPVRFVQLMKGEFSFTANPAFSAVLPENIDDGLCYASSRDDLGRTGLKMPYELTAADGRLELEARATAAVVVGTGEHLYQPFLLAEQLEKTADVLFQSTTRSPILKGDAIKTRTRFTVTDGKYNFIYNQPEMRQQFILCESESLSRQSGLLNGQQQEI is encoded by the coding sequence ATGATTAAACACATTCAGGCAGGCTCTCTGGCCATTGACTGTTCTTTTGGCGCAGCCCGCCTGGATGAGTTGATTGATTTTGCCAGTCGAGAAAACCAAAAGCGTGGATTTCTATTTGTCAGCAAGGTGCTGGGTAAGCATATTCCCGTTAAGCCTTCTGTGATGCGTGGTATTTATAACGAGCTTGCAGAACAATGTGCCATTAACCGCAATACATTGGTTATCGGGATGGCAGAAACAGCGACCGGTTTAGGTGCTGGCGTCGCGGACAGCCTTGCAAGAAACAATCCTGACTTGAACGTGTTTTATCAACATACGACACGTCACCATCTTGCGTGTCCTGTCTGGTTTACGCTGAATGAAAGACATTCACACGCGGTTGATCATATTGTGTATCGGCCCAATGATGCCATTTATGCCGATATCCAGGCCTGTGACAGGCTAGTGCTCGTGGATGATGAAATGACAACAGGCAGCACTTTGTTACAGCTTGCTGAAGGTGTACTTGCACGTGTGCCTGCAATCAAAGAGCTGATTATTGTGACATTAGTGAGTTGGTTAAAAAAAGATCGCGTGGCGGCATTTGAAGCGCTGGCTATTCCGGTCAGGTTTGTACAACTCATGAAGGGCGAATTTTCATTTACTGCGAATCCGGCCTTTTCTGCCGTTCTGCCGGAAAATATCGATGATGGTCTATGCTATGCATCATCCCGTGATGATTTAGGCCGCACTGGTTTAAAAATGCCCTATGAATTAACCGCTGCTGATGGTCGTCTTGAACTTGAAGCCAGAGCCACAGCTGCCGTTGTTGTAGGTACCGGTGAGCATTTATATCAACCGTTTTTATTAGCGGAGCAGCTGGAAAAGACGGCCGATGTATTGTTTCAATCCACGACCCGCTCTCCCATTCTAAAAGGGGATGCCATCAAAACCAGGACTCGTTTTACCGTGACCGACGGTAAGTATAATTTTATCTATAATCAGCCGGAGATGCGGCAGCAGTTTATTTTATGCGAAAGTGAAAGTTTATCCCGTCAAAGTGGCCTGCTGAATGGGCAACAACAAGAGATATAG